The following are encoded together in the Allocoleopsis franciscana PCC 7113 genome:
- a CDS encoding SHOCT domain-containing protein has translation MNKIFSNLSRAINEGMSEVSTQTSAEAQRNEELSKLEIKIKEIDIKIEKSYTLIGQAVADTLRKTEPVIQEFIVPLFIPIKELDWEREQLLEAIKEIKAKQADQLKAQELIRTKKEVQAELQKLRELKDMGVIDPEEFEVTEAKLNKRIHNFEKLYNLKVAFDRNLISRDEYMSRKAILE, from the coding sequence ATGAATAAAATTTTCAGTAATCTAAGTCGGGCAATTAATGAAGGAATGTCTGAAGTATCAACTCAAACTTCAGCCGAAGCCCAAAGAAATGAAGAACTCTCAAAATTGGAAATCAAAATTAAGGAAATCGATATAAAAATTGAGAAAAGCTATACCCTAATAGGGCAGGCTGTTGCTGACACGCTTCGCAAAACTGAGCCTGTAATTCAGGAATTTATTGTGCCCTTATTCATTCCTATTAAGGAACTCGATTGGGAACGAGAGCAACTTCTAGAAGCCATAAAAGAAATCAAGGCTAAGCAAGCCGATCAACTAAAAGCACAAGAGCTAATCCGAACAAAAAAAGAAGTTCAAGCCGAACTACAAAAACTCCGAGAACTCAAAGACATGGGAGTAATTGATCCCGAAGAATTTGAAGTAACAGAAGCTAAGTTGAACAAGCGAATCCATAACTTTGAAAAGCTCTACAACTTAAAGGTTGCCTTTGATCGAAATTTAATTAGCCGGGATGAATACATGAGCAGAAAAGCAATACTGGAATAA
- a CDS encoding hybrid sensor histidine kinase/response regulator, whose protein sequence is MSQDKEREIQLQFLEEAQEYLDTIESVLLGLAGSHIDGQQMDAVLRAAHSVKGGAGMMGYQSLSQLAHRLEDSFKVLKAQRNSIVIDPELESLLLVAVDRLRQVLVLNRQGTDVEQQWMVNVGTPVFDQLSSRLGDPVADDAATMLGAEDGTNVAALLFETEVEGCLKRLESVLDDPQTPCLEEELSIMAQELGGLGEMLQLEAFTQLCESVIQHLEAAPDAVREIASSALTAWKRSQALVLVGQMNILPTQIDWSRGEMPFDISTDQRTQPISIPTQIEATDLIYSEEELAAAFDIDTSEPTPFFTNIPIPSLTADEAEVEHLMDEIFEGPVVVPFNHTSTSASVPIDSPTHEDIAAEHSLFVEENWQEEELTAAFDIDVPTTLPTVPPTPVRSYTTQYVKSKDEYTEESVAVPTSSTSLSREVQTVKSEVISRDIKWQEVKPDSTSSPQTAETQENTVRIPVRQLDRLNELFGELTIERNGLSLHLGRLRNLMETLSRRVGNLEQSNMRLRTTYDTVATQSVLEGTLLRGLGSGNWGHGGQEKPGNTAFSSKSAQSSSPHETTFPLNSQFDALEMDRYSDLHLLSMEVMETIVQIQEVTSDIGLTLEDTDSTTRELNQTAKQLQTHLTRLRMRPLSDLVGRFSRALRDLSLQYGKQVELKVVGKGTLIDRTILEALSDPLMHLVRNAFDHGVEDVKAREMQGKPRTAVIEIKAAHRGNQTIITVSDDGKGINLNKIRAKAEAMGLDAELLAAASEDDLLSLIFEPGFSTAERVTDLSGRGVGMDVVRNNLKQIRGDIRVDTTPGQGTTFTLTVPFTLSVARVLLVESNGMLLAFPTDVIEEMLLPTVGQVYKTPGSEVLKWEGEMVPLTRLDEWLTFYCPRRVTTPEGVPSIGEPTVLMVSLGEQLHGLVVDRCWGEREVAIRQVSGPLVMPPGFASCTIQGDGKVVPLVDAASLLRWVKSERAPTERGVGAGEWGLGTSQEDKRNLTLHSSGDETKAIPNPQSPISNPQSPIAQSQKDTILIVDDSINVRRFLALGLEKAGYLVEQAKDGQDAVEKLLGGLMVSAVICDIEMPRLDGYGFLARIKSDPAFNELPIAMLTSRSGEKHRQLAITLGAAAYFSKPYNERELLTTLREVITESRGILPIPSGVR, encoded by the coding sequence ATGTCACAAGACAAGGAACGTGAAATTCAGCTCCAGTTCCTCGAAGAAGCCCAAGAGTACCTGGATACCATTGAATCAGTACTCCTCGGTCTAGCCGGTAGCCACATTGATGGCCAACAAATGGATGCTGTCCTGCGAGCAGCCCATTCGGTCAAGGGTGGTGCTGGAATGATGGGGTATCAGAGCTTGAGTCAACTGGCTCACCGTCTGGAAGATTCTTTTAAAGTCTTAAAAGCTCAGAGAAACTCCATCGTTATTGACCCGGAGCTGGAAAGCTTGCTACTAGTAGCCGTGGATCGCCTGCGCCAGGTGCTGGTTCTCAACCGCCAAGGGACTGACGTTGAACAACAGTGGATGGTGAATGTTGGCACCCCGGTGTTTGACCAGCTCTCATCACGTCTCGGTGACCCGGTGGCAGATGATGCCGCCACCATGCTGGGAGCAGAAGACGGCACCAATGTGGCAGCGCTGCTGTTTGAGACGGAAGTGGAGGGGTGTCTCAAACGCCTGGAGTCCGTTTTAGATGACCCACAAACGCCTTGCTTAGAGGAAGAATTGTCTATTATGGCCCAAGAGCTGGGAGGCTTGGGCGAAATGCTACAGTTGGAAGCTTTTACCCAACTGTGTGAATCCGTGATTCAACACCTGGAAGCGGCCCCAGACGCGGTGAGAGAGATTGCTTCTTCAGCACTCACGGCGTGGAAGCGATCGCAAGCTTTAGTCCTGGTCGGTCAAATGAATATCCTACCGACCCAAATCGACTGGTCGAGAGGAGAGATGCCTTTCGACATCTCTACAGATCAGAGAACTCAACCGATTTCGATTCCAACCCAAATCGAAGCGACCGATCTAATTTATTCAGAAGAGGAGTTGGCGGCTGCCTTTGACATCGATACATCTGAGCCGACTCCCTTCTTTACTAACATTCCAATTCCTTCACTGACTGCCGACGAGGCGGAAGTGGAACATCTGATGGATGAGATTTTTGAAGGGCCTGTTGTAGTACCCTTCAATCACACTTCTACTTCTGCATCCGTCCCCATCGATTCCCCAACCCATGAAGACATTGCGGCAGAACATTCCTTATTCGTAGAGGAAAATTGGCAAGAGGAGGAATTGACCGCAGCCTTTGATATTGATGTACCGACGACTTTGCCCACGGTTCCTCCAACTCCGGTTCGTTCATACACGACCCAGTACGTCAAGAGCAAGGATGAGTACACAGAAGAATCCGTTGCGGTACCGACAAGCAGCACCTCTCTTTCTAGAGAAGTTCAAACGGTTAAGAGTGAAGTTATCTCCAGAGATATCAAATGGCAAGAAGTCAAGCCAGATTCCACATCCAGTCCTCAAACGGCAGAAACTCAGGAAAACACAGTCCGAATTCCAGTCCGGCAGCTTGATCGACTCAACGAGCTATTTGGGGAACTCACCATTGAGCGCAATGGACTCTCATTGCACTTAGGACGTTTACGTAACCTGATGGAAACCCTCAGCCGCCGAGTTGGTAATCTGGAGCAGTCGAATATGCGCCTCCGGACTACCTACGACACAGTGGCAACCCAATCAGTTCTCGAAGGAACTCTTTTGAGGGGACTGGGGAGCGGAAACTGGGGACACGGAGGACAAGAAAAACCGGGCAATACGGCTTTTTCGTCCAAATCTGCTCAATCCTCAAGTCCTCATGAAACCACCTTCCCCCTGAACAGTCAGTTCGATGCCTTAGAAATGGATCGCTACAGTGACTTACATTTGTTGTCGATGGAAGTGATGGAAACCATCGTCCAAATTCAAGAAGTCACCAGTGATATTGGACTGACGCTTGAGGATACCGACTCGACAACTCGTGAGTTAAACCAAACAGCCAAGCAGCTACAAACCCACCTCACCCGACTCCGGATGCGGCCTTTATCCGATTTGGTGGGACGATTTTCCCGAGCTCTACGAGACCTTTCTTTACAGTACGGCAAGCAAGTTGAACTCAAAGTTGTAGGAAAAGGAACCCTAATTGACCGAACCATCCTGGAGGCTCTGAGTGACCCCTTGATGCATTTGGTGCGTAATGCCTTCGACCACGGGGTTGAGGACGTGAAGGCAAGAGAGATGCAGGGTAAACCAAGAACCGCTGTGATTGAAATTAAAGCCGCTCACCGGGGTAACCAGACAATCATTACCGTCAGTGATGATGGCAAAGGGATTAATCTGAACAAAATCCGAGCCAAAGCGGAAGCCATGGGCTTGGATGCAGAATTACTCGCTGCCGCCAGTGAGGACGATTTACTCTCACTGATTTTTGAGCCTGGTTTTAGCACGGCGGAGCGAGTCACTGACCTATCGGGTCGGGGTGTGGGTATGGATGTTGTTCGCAACAACCTCAAGCAGATCCGTGGCGACATCCGAGTGGATACAACTCCAGGTCAAGGAACAACTTTTACTCTCACCGTTCCCTTTACCTTGTCTGTTGCGCGAGTCTTGCTGGTGGAAAGTAATGGCATGTTGTTGGCCTTCCCCACCGATGTGATCGAAGAAATGCTCTTACCCACTGTCGGTCAGGTTTATAAAACCCCTGGCAGCGAAGTCCTCAAATGGGAAGGGGAAATGGTTCCCCTGACTCGTTTAGATGAGTGGCTAACGTTTTACTGCCCCCGGAGAGTCACAACGCCTGAAGGTGTACCCAGCATTGGTGAACCAACAGTGCTGATGGTCAGTCTTGGGGAGCAGTTGCACGGGCTGGTTGTAGACCGCTGCTGGGGTGAACGAGAGGTGGCTATTCGTCAAGTGTCTGGACCTTTGGTCATGCCTCCTGGCTTTGCTAGTTGTACGATCCAAGGCGATGGAAAGGTGGTACCACTGGTTGATGCTGCTTCTCTGCTGCGTTGGGTCAAGAGTGAGCGTGCGCCAACAGAGCGAGGCGTAGGGGCTGGGGAATGGGGACTCGGAACGAGTCAAGAAGACAAGAGGAATTTGACACTTCATTCGTCCGGAGATGAAACTAAGGCGATCCCCAATCCCCAATCCCCCATCTCCAATCCTCAATCCCCAATCGCTCAAAGCCAAAAAGACACGATTCTCATTGTTGATGACTCGATCAATGTCCGCCGATTTTTAGCCTTGGGCTTAGAAAAAGCCGGGTATTTGGTGGAACAGGCCAAAGATGGTCAAGATGCGGTAGAAAAACTGTTGGGCGGATTGATGGTTAGTGCCGTGATATGTGACATTGAGATGCCTCGTCTGGATGGTTATGGGTTTTTGGCTCGAATCAAATCAGACCCAGCTTTTAACGAGTTACCGATTGCCATGCTTACCTCTCGTAGTGGCGAGAAGCATCGACAACTGGCGATAACGTTAGGCGCAGCCGCCTATTTTTCTAAGCCCTACAACGAGCGAGAGTTATTAACAACCCTTCGAGAGGTGATTACAGAAAGTCGAGGAATATTGCCCATTCCTTCAGGCGTCCGATAA
- a CDS encoding chemotaxis protein CheW yields MAIFSPLASRRKSRRVAEVTQQLIVFRLLDVGFALPIRAVQKVIPGDKIYGAPGGGGVSLTLYQERELIVIDVEHRIFRGTPSKDSFKDISHQAEEAPTDTAPVQHYLLIVQSSSGQLVGLPIVEPPTLQRVPSSAFAPLSASYLSEGNLRCVSALIKRNNDQPPLFLLNPDQLVQSDLALPPA; encoded by the coding sequence ATGGCTATTTTTTCGCCTCTTGCGTCCCGACGTAAAAGCCGGCGCGTTGCCGAAGTCACCCAACAACTAATCGTTTTTCGCCTACTTGATGTTGGCTTTGCCTTACCGATTAGGGCTGTCCAAAAAGTGATCCCCGGAGACAAAATTTATGGCGCACCTGGGGGTGGTGGGGTGAGTCTAACTCTTTATCAAGAGCGAGAGTTAATTGTCATAGACGTAGAACATCGGATTTTTAGAGGTACACCGAGTAAAGATTCCTTCAAAGATATAAGTCATCAAGCAGAAGAAGCACCTACTGATACAGCTCCGGTACAACATTACTTACTGATTGTCCAAAGTTCCTCTGGACAATTAGTAGGATTACCGATTGTCGAGCCACCCACTTTACAGCGTGTGCCCTCCTCAGCTTTTGCCCCCCTCTCAGCGTCCTATCTTTCTGAAGGCAATCTTCGATGTGTTAGTGCACTAATCAAACGAAATAACGACCAACCTCCCCTATTTTTGCTCAATCCAGACCAGTTAGTTCAGTCTGATCTGGCTTTACCCCCAGCATGA
- a CDS encoding DUF3987 domain-containing protein yields MVHTPINRDISSERQKVIDWLISHNYPVLPVAPAQSAWKYYKIAPGNEDQGVWAHCPVTADLQPIPLYTGKNPSFIDVEGNPRLINHRKYQKRLPKRSEIKAWFTNPSNGVGTLGGWNKTVWLDFDVKQFPTQEECDTAALSILKHPELKQTFIERSHSGGWRIGIKVKQKPNFTNFSLTPGGPHIGEALFEGRFTVLAPTIGPSGNPYQSIQRAIPVEVESMDAIGIYSTKKTHTSGESGGRKLKDEKPLRTGQNPATLTSFTHQPSVGCIPLDMLGNDISRDILHGNCPTGSNGAQLKFDRSKALTTATKEWYGWQNWAQSNGISIFSDAVTLAHYAGTQLGLDFDRINRILHTIDPTSCHPAALYRGGEESCWKKVYRLDKATFKAKCPAHIQEVITTEFCHGSGNGSGGGGRLSTGGSPNGDEDNSKDDNNRVRGTMVVKSLEQKPFLAIIRNQIKDILIQDLPPSELQAAKIRIRTNNPAISEREIARLFETIDQELEREQSREHCRSEVDNLLQLGDQSLNLSEFLPADLAQPLTQLAHSLNIRPEVCLTSLLVAVSSLHKIKTELVIHKGQGFSVPPTLFAGLVSESGQKKSPILKAIIKKPLSVIQGEKREAYQQALTQYEKDIVIWDRCKSKERSERFPQGKPKSPQQRLYYFTNATGEGLLYQFQAHPDKALLALVDELAGLFASQNKYTGGRGSDRQDILSAFDGTGATVLRAAGTKADLDGLLLSIYGTIQPDVLKQLMKDCSDPDGQWARFLFVNQPLAAAKLADEDSDSFDLTEHLLNYYRAIDQLPKREYRLSREAFKRYQPIYNQLEQLRISHPSPGMRAVYSKMEGYIGRLALNLHILYELTAGKTLPDLEIPLSIIERAIALAKFYIGQVKLIHANCSTDLGEMAPNLAKVVELSKRMDKATGNSWIKAKTVQTGYDSRHRPRPDVIRSWFRELEALGIGSTRGSGIHLEYSWKLPDRPIDEPKSPPSSDVGKVHLREEEEKSTISPPTEPTQNLSFSQSEEKVDSPTKLDPDPSRTSVTKPDYSDDNITHKVDSPTKLDPDPSRTSVTKPDYSDDNITHKVDSPTKLDPDPSQTLVTKPDYSDDNITHKVDSPTKLDPDPSQTLVTKPDYSDDNITHKVDSPTKLDPDPSQTLVTKPDYSNDNITQDEIINPAMLATDSRYLQTQKSLEIPDSRSPLSNCVDGFASSQTVDTPRSRSLPVASTSTVSQAEEAERNINHHGATQVQFIVFPVTQHQESRNFDSADTEVSLGWKAVLNIAAPQQNLAISDSSAPGQHSTERQIQVTLEELNSPSELHPKQQISFVTTMSLELPSGQKDPGKLTNTGINTLPLIALVVSAIQKYYSSKEESKGDLPPQNVAEESPVTAEPQVTEIGAEVDPFPESVKPSYSEGDSNSETLANLRAFTLSSVQESILRRTFLEKPQRNASHVSLPNCFVSCEKLGILGVMWMEVTTPSSSD; encoded by the coding sequence ATGGTACACACTCCAATTAATCGAGACATATCTTCAGAACGCCAAAAAGTTATTGACTGGCTGATCTCTCACAACTACCCAGTCCTACCGGTAGCACCCGCTCAATCGGCCTGGAAATATTACAAAATCGCTCCAGGAAACGAAGATCAAGGTGTATGGGCACACTGTCCAGTTACAGCAGACCTCCAGCCGATACCCCTTTACACTGGCAAAAATCCATCCTTTATAGACGTAGAAGGCAACCCTCGCTTAATCAATCATCGGAAGTATCAGAAGCGACTCCCAAAACGTTCAGAGATAAAAGCCTGGTTTACCAATCCTAGCAACGGGGTTGGAACGCTTGGAGGTTGGAACAAGACCGTCTGGCTCGATTTTGACGTTAAGCAGTTCCCAACCCAGGAAGAGTGTGACACGGCTGCCTTGTCAATTCTGAAACATCCTGAATTGAAGCAGACATTCATTGAGCGATCGCATTCAGGTGGCTGGCGAATTGGCATCAAAGTTAAACAAAAACCCAACTTTACCAACTTCTCCCTAACACCTGGTGGTCCTCATATCGGCGAAGCGCTCTTTGAAGGACGCTTTACCGTGTTAGCTCCCACAATTGGGCCTTCTGGCAATCCTTATCAATCGATTCAACGCGCGATCCCCGTAGAAGTCGAATCAATGGATGCGATCGGAATCTATTCCACAAAAAAAACACACACAAGTGGAGAAAGTGGAGGAAGGAAATTAAAGGATGAAAAACCTCTTCGTACTGGACAAAACCCCGCTACGCTAACATCCTTTACACATCAGCCTTCTGTGGGCTGCATCCCACTGGATATGTTGGGCAACGACATCAGTCGCGACATTTTACACGGCAATTGTCCAACAGGCTCCAACGGAGCGCAACTGAAGTTTGATCGCTCAAAAGCTCTGACAACAGCTACTAAAGAATGGTACGGCTGGCAGAACTGGGCACAGTCCAATGGCATCTCGATCTTTAGCGATGCAGTGACATTAGCGCATTACGCTGGCACTCAGTTAGGACTGGACTTCGACCGAATTAATCGCATTCTCCACACAATTGATCCAACCTCTTGCCATCCAGCCGCACTCTACCGAGGTGGTGAGGAGAGTTGCTGGAAAAAAGTTTATCGGCTGGACAAGGCAACGTTTAAAGCCAAATGTCCAGCCCATATCCAAGAAGTTATTACCACAGAGTTTTGCCACGGCAGTGGGAATGGTTCTGGAGGTGGTGGACGCCTATCTACAGGTGGCAGCCCCAATGGTGACGAAGACAACAGCAAAGATGATAACAACAGGGTCAGGGGAACAATGGTGGTTAAATCGCTTGAACAAAAGCCTTTCTTAGCAATAATCAGAAACCAAATCAAAGACATTCTGATTCAAGATTTACCACCCTCAGAACTACAAGCCGCTAAAATCAGAATCAGAACCAATAATCCTGCAATATCAGAGCGGGAAATTGCCCGGTTATTTGAAACGATAGACCAGGAATTGGAGCGAGAACAATCGAGGGAGCATTGCAGATCTGAAGTGGACAACCTCCTCCAACTTGGAGACCAATCCCTAAACTTGAGCGAATTTCTCCCCGCTGACCTTGCTCAACCCCTGACTCAGTTGGCACATTCTCTCAATATCCGTCCTGAGGTGTGTCTTACCTCACTCTTGGTCGCCGTTTCAAGTCTCCACAAAATTAAAACTGAACTCGTCATTCATAAAGGCCAAGGCTTCAGCGTTCCGCCTACCCTCTTTGCTGGGTTAGTGTCTGAGTCAGGACAGAAAAAATCGCCCATCCTCAAAGCCATTATCAAAAAGCCCCTCTCCGTTATCCAGGGGGAAAAACGAGAAGCTTACCAACAGGCTTTGACTCAGTACGAAAAAGACATTGTCATCTGGGATCGGTGCAAGTCAAAAGAGCGTTCTGAAAGATTTCCCCAGGGCAAACCCAAATCACCTCAACAGCGGCTTTATTACTTCACCAATGCCACCGGAGAAGGGCTTCTCTATCAGTTCCAAGCTCATCCCGATAAAGCACTTCTAGCTCTAGTCGATGAACTAGCAGGATTATTCGCCTCTCAGAACAAATATACCGGGGGTCGTGGAAGCGATCGCCAAGACATCCTCTCCGCTTTCGACGGCACAGGAGCAACTGTTTTACGCGCTGCTGGAACTAAAGCCGACCTCGATGGACTGCTTCTCTCCATCTACGGCACCATTCAACCAGACGTCCTCAAACAACTGATGAAGGACTGCTCCGATCCAGATGGTCAATGGGCAAGGTTCCTGTTTGTCAATCAACCTCTAGCGGCTGCCAAACTGGCTGATGAGGACAGCGACAGTTTTGATCTGACCGAGCATCTATTAAATTACTATCGTGCGATCGACCAACTTCCAAAAAGAGAATACAGACTCTCAAGGGAAGCATTCAAGCGTTACCAGCCCATCTATAACCAGCTAGAGCAGCTTCGTATCTCCCATCCCTCACCAGGCATGAGAGCTGTCTATTCCAAAATGGAAGGTTACATCGGGCGGCTGGCACTCAATCTTCACATCCTCTATGAACTCACAGCAGGTAAAACTCTCCCTGATCTAGAAATCCCACTTTCTATCATTGAACGTGCGATCGCACTAGCTAAGTTCTACATTGGTCAAGTTAAGCTGATCCACGCCAACTGTTCGACCGATTTGGGAGAAATGGCACCGAACTTAGCCAAGGTTGTGGAGTTATCTAAACGGATGGACAAAGCAACTGGCAATAGTTGGATTAAAGCCAAAACAGTTCAGACTGGCTACGATAGTCGCCACCGTCCACGACCTGATGTCATTCGTTCCTGGTTCAGGGAGTTAGAGGCGCTTGGGATTGGTTCCACACGCGGTTCCGGTATTCACCTGGAATATTCCTGGAAGTTACCTGACAGACCAATTGATGAACCAAAATCACCACCCTCTTCTGATGTAGGGAAAGTACATCTACGTGAAGAAGAAGAAAAATCAACAATTTCTCCACCGACTGAACCCACGCAAAATCTATCCTTTTCCCAATCGGAGGAAAAAGTAGATAGTCCTACCAAACTTGACCCAGACCCAAGCCGAACTTCGGTCACAAAGCCTGATTACTCAGACGACAACATAACTCACAAAGTTGATAGTCCTACCAAACTTGACCCAGACCCAAGCCGAACTTCGGTCACAAAGCCTGATTACTCAGACGACAACATAACTCACAAAGTTGATAGTCCTACCAAACTTGACCCAGACCCAAGTCAAACTTTGGTCACAAAGCCTGATTACTCAGACGACAACATAACTCACAAAGTTGATAGTCCTACCAAACTTGACCCAGACCCAAGCCAAACTTTGGTCACAAAGCCTGATTACTCAGACGACAACATAACTCACAAAGTTGATAGTCCTACCAAACTTGACCCAGACCCAAGTCAAACTTTGGTCACAAAGCCTGATTACTCAAACGACAACATAACTCAGGATGAAATTATTAATCCTGCAATGCTTGCAACTGATAGCCGTTATCTCCAGACCCAAAAATCTCTAGAAATCCCCGATTCTAGGTCTCCACTTTCTAACTGTGTTGACGGTTTTGCGTCGTCACAGACGGTGGATACTCCGAGGTCAAGGTCGTTGCCAGTGGCATCAACTTCTACTGTTTCCCAGGCTGAAGAGGCAGAAAGGAACATCAATCACCACGGAGCCACTCAAGTCCAATTCATCGTGTTTCCTGTGACGCAGCATCAAGAATCGAGAAACTTTGACTCTGCTGATACTGAGGTGTCTTTAGGATGGAAGGCTGTTCTAAATATTGCTGCTCCTCAACAAAATCTCGCCATTTCTGATAGCTCAGCTCCCGGACAGCACTCGACTGAAAGGCAAATCCAAGTCACCCTAGAGGAACTTAACAGCCCTTCAGAACTCCACCCCAAACAACAAATAAGTTTTGTGACAACAATGTCTTTAGAGTTACCTTCTGGGCAGAAAGACCCAGGAAAATTAACCAATACTGGTATAAACACCTTGCCTCTAATTGCTCTTGTCGTGAGCGCTATTCAGAAATATTACTCATCGAAGGAAGAGAGTAAAGGTGATTTACCCCCCCAAAATGTTGCTGAGGAATCTCCGGTAACCGCTGAACCCCAGGTTACAGAAATCGGTGCTGAAGTAGATCCATTCCCAGAAAGTGTGAAGCCAAGCTACTCAGAGGGCGATAGCAATAGCGAAACCTTAGCGAATTTACGAGCGTTTACGTTATCGAGTGTCCAAGAGTCTATACTGCGGCGTACTTTTTTGGAGAAGCCGCAGCGAAACGCATCGCACGTCTCTTTGCCTAACTGTTTTGTTTCTTGCGAAAAATTAGGCATATTGGGAGTCATGTGGATGGAAGTGACTACGCCAAGCTCAAGCGACTAA
- a CDS encoding ribbon-helix-helix protein, CopG family, protein MASNPAQIQKKITFRLPLVELERLEEESLRTGRTKTDILREFIRTLPRSPEPEPKSEKK, encoded by the coding sequence ATGGCAAGCAACCCGGCTCAAATCCAGAAAAAGATAACGTTCCGTTTACCCCTAGTCGAGTTAGAGCGTCTAGAGGAAGAATCCCTTAGGACTGGCAGAACTAAGACGGATATCCTACGGGAATTCATTCGGACGCTTCCGCGCTCTCCAGAGCCTGAACCTAAGTCTGAGAAAAAGTAG
- a CDS encoding ribbon-helix-helix domain-containing protein encodes MASDEIRRISIKLPQSEYERLEVYCQKTHRGKTEIIREFIRSLPEPEPEIEKK; translated from the coding sequence ATGGCAAGTGACGAGATAAGGAGAATAAGCATCAAGCTGCCACAGTCAGAGTACGAGCGGCTAGAAGTCTACTGTCAAAAGACTCACAGAGGCAAAACAGAAATTATTCGAGAGTTTATCAGGTCGCTGCCTGAGCCTGAGCCTGAAATTGAGAAGAAGTAG
- a CDS encoding SHOCT domain-containing protein, with the protein MNKDTLENQPKNQCNPFIPTKRDIARTEELSSKNAVIAGILSFIFLPGGLLYLNRGINSLKILGYVFAVSFMFNLVTKAEENSKSFSNLLGLIGTGAITAEQVMAVNKAQQRLQKQSSSVLAYSFEKNEKQVSDSETKQEAINQLKQLKEKYEVNEISEEEFKLQKQIILSSL; encoded by the coding sequence ATGAATAAAGATACATTGGAAAATCAACCTAAAAATCAATGTAATCCATTCATTCCTACGAAAAGAGATATAGCACGAACTGAGGAACTGTCTTCTAAAAATGCTGTTATAGCAGGAATCTTAAGCTTTATTTTTTTACCAGGTGGACTCCTTTACTTAAATAGAGGAATCAATAGTCTTAAGATTTTAGGCTATGTTTTTGCTGTTAGCTTCATGTTTAACTTAGTAACAAAAGCAGAAGAAAATTCAAAAAGCTTTAGCAATTTGCTGGGTCTGATAGGAACTGGAGCTATAACAGCCGAACAAGTAATGGCAGTTAATAAAGCTCAACAGCGGCTACAAAAACAATCCTCATCGGTTTTAGCTTATAGTTTCGAGAAAAACGAAAAACAAGTCAGTGATTCTGAAACAAAACAAGAAGCTATAAACCAACTGAAGCAACTCAAGGAAAAATATGAAGTCAACGAAATTTCAGAAGAAGAATTCAAGCTACAAAAACAAATCATTCTGAGTTCACTGTAA